The following are encoded together in the Pygocentrus nattereri isolate fPygNat1 chromosome 3, fPygNat1.pri, whole genome shotgun sequence genome:
- the opn9 gene encoding opsin 9, producing the protein MSHPSSFNISFHSHLTPSTDLIVAIILIITGVVSVTGNGVVLLAHGRKRKKLRAHELMTINLAVCDFGYSVLGAPCVVISSLSHGWILGDMGCWWYGFQGFVFGVGSLFTTCLISLDRCFKICSLRYGQWIERGHVSLSLALMWAYTLFWAVLPVFGFGSYGPEPYGTSCTIDWWRMKSSLNDRIYVYLILLMCFVMPTLIIFTSYIAILITVYRSGRTVASISSSSVSHGSSKDLRLTKIAAVVCSSFLIAWTPYAIVSFYSALTIKDEQEEARGAGMVTEMLGTGTGHTSGGFSDYFSLHPFLNWTSTENYGDIYDSWRNVTPDQYNHHGSRPISTVVADVAEHQGHRLVSSLRPEVSLIPAIFAKSHCMINPFIYQIMNRDFREDVYDMFCWGGENGKRQRKRRSGGSDSSGFHSSISLSYSHIWKRRSTATSHSSVERGMKEEDIGKGNRQTGPWQDDSSAGCASLDAPTVDTQTNLQREQGSKGQKEKEKEKGESTSSSLLYYED; encoded by the exons ATGTCTCACCCGTCCTCCTTCAATATCTCCTTCCACTCCCACCTCACCCCTTCTACCGACCTTATTGTAgccatcatcctcatcatcacag ggGTGGTATCTGTGACTGGGAATGGGGTGGTATTACTGGCTCATGGGCGGAAGCGGAAGAAACTGAGAGCTCATGAGCTGATGACCATAAATTTAGCAGTGTGCGATTTTGGTTACAGTGTGCTGGGGGCGCCATGCGTAGTTATCTCCAG tTTGTCTCATGGGTGGATTCTGGGGGATATGGGCTGTTGGTGGTACGGCTTTCAGGGTTTTGTGTTTGGGGTtggctccctcttcaccacctGTCTCATTTCCCTAGACCGCTGCTTCAAGATCTGCAGCCTTCGCTATG GTCAATGGATTGAGAGAGGACATGTTTCTCTGTCCCTTGCTCTGATGTGGGCCTACACTCTCTTCTGGGCTGTTCTCCCTGTGTTTGGTTTTGGCAGTTATGGTCCTGAGCCTTATGGCACAAGCTGCACTATAGACTG GTGGAGAATGAAATCATCTCTGAATGACAGGATCTATGTCTATCTGATCCTGCTGATGTGCTTTGTTATGCCCACTCTCATCATCTTTACCTCTTACATCGCCATCCTAATCACG GTTTATCGCTCTGGTCGCACTGTGGCCTCCATTTCCTCATCTTCTGTCAGCCATGGTAGCAGTAAAGACCTGCGTCTGACCAAG ATAGCAGCAGTGGTGTGTTCCTCGTTCCTCATAGCCTGGACACCATATGCCATTGTTTCCTTCTACTCTGCTCTCACCATCAAGGATGAGCAAGAAGAGGCCAGAGGAGCTGGGATGGTGACAGAAATGTTAGGAACAGGAACTGGACACACCAGTGGTGGATTTTCTGACTACTTCAGCTTGCACCCCTTCCTCAACTGGACATCCACAGAAAACTATGGAGATATATATGATTCCTGGAGGAACGTGACCCCAGATCAGTACAACCACCACGGGTCTAGACCCATCTCTACAGTGGTTGCTGATGTAGCAGAGCATCAGGGTCACCGGCTTGTGTCCAGTCTGAGGCCTGAGGTCAGTCTGATCCCAGCCATTTTTGCGAAGTCACACTGCATGATCAATCCTTTCATCTACCAGATTATGAATCGTGACTTCAGAGAGGACGTCTATGACATGTTCTGCTGGGGAGGGGAGaatggaaagagacagaggaagagaaggagtgGAGGGAGTGATTCCAGTG GTTTTCATAGCAGCATcagtctctcttactctcacaTTTGGAAGAGGAGAAGTACAGCGACCTCGCACTCATCTGTGGAGCGAGGGATGAAAGAGGAGGATATAGGGaaaggaaacagacagacagggccCTGGCAGGATGACAGTTCTGCAGGATGTGCATCTCTTGATGCTCCCACTGTGGACACACAGACCAACCTACAGAGGGAGCAAGGGAGCAAAGgacaaaaggagaaagagaaggagaaaggtgAATCCACATCTAGCAGCTTGCTGTATTATGAGGACTAA
- the gapdh gene encoding glyceraldehyde-3-phosphate dehydrogenase codes for MVKVGINGFGRIGRLVTRAAFTSKKVEIVAINDPFIDLDYMVYMFKYDSTHGKYKGEVKAEGGKLIIDGHAIKVFSERDPANIKWADAGAQYVVESTGVFTTIEKASAHLKGGAKRVIISAPSADAPMFVMGVNHEKYDKSLAVVSNASCTTNCLAPLAKVVHDKFGIIEGLMSTVHAITATQKTVDGPSGKLWRDGRGASQNIIPASTGAAKAVGKVIPELNGKLTGMAFRVPTPNVSVVDLTVRLEKPAKYDDIKKVIKEASEGPMKGILGYTEHQVVSTDFNGDCRSSIFDAGAGIALNDHFVKLVTWYDNEFGYSNRVCDLMAHMASKE; via the exons ATGGTTAAAGTTGGCATCAATGG ATTTGGCCGCATTGGGCGTTTGGTGACCCGTGCTGCCTTCACATCCAAGAAGGTGGAGATTGTAGCAATCAATGATCCCTTCATTGATCTGGATTACATG GTTTACATGTTCAAGTATGACTCCACTCATGGAAAGTACAAGGGTGAGGTGAAGGCTGAGGGTGGCAAGCTGATCATTGATGGACATGCCATTAAGGTTTTCAGCGA GAGGGACCCAGCCAACATTAAATGGGCTGATGCTGGTGCTCAGTATGTTGTGGAGTCTACTGGTGTTTTCACCACTATTGAGAAGGCCTCT GCTCATTTGAAAGGTGGTGCCAAGAGAGTCATTATCTCTGCCCCCAGTGCTGATGCCCCAATGTTTGTCATGGGTGTCAACCATGAGAAATATGACAAGTCCCTTGCAGTAGTCAG CAATGCCTCTTGCACTACCAACTGCTTGGCACCTCTGGCCAAGGTCGTCCATGATAAATTTGGCATCATTGAGGGCCTTATG AGCACTGTTCATGCAATCACAGCCACCCAGAAGACAGTTGATGGTCCCTCTGGTAAGCTGTGGAGGGATGGCCGTGGTGCCAGCCAGAATATTATCCCAGCCTCCACTGGCGCTGCCAAGGCTGTGGGAAAAGTCATTCCTGAACTCAATGG CAAGCTGACTGGAATGGCCTTCCGTGTCCCCACTCCCAATGTGTCAGTGGTTGACTTGACTGTTCGTTTGGAGAAGCCT GCCAAGTATGATGACATTAAGAAAGTGATCAAGGAAGCCTCTGAGGGGCCCATGAAGGGCATTCTGGGATACACAGAACACCAG GTGGTGTCCACAGACTTCAATGGTGACTGTCGCTCCTCCATCTTTGATGCTGGTGCTGGAATTGCCCTCAATGATCACTTTGTGAAGCTGGTGACATG GTATGACAATGAGTTTGGCTACAGCAACCGTGTCTGTGACTTGATGGCCCACATGGCTTCCAAGGAGTAG